From one Ignavibacteria bacterium genomic stretch:
- a CDS encoding T9SS type A sorting domain-containing protein, protein MKLLTFLFVLPMAVVLAQKPEIQIEFKNTTPNGTKTFAFTVGAHPQATDLLDTLVGEREIPSLPLPGNIFYVWAVAPTNEVMWFSPKEYRKLLLGQKHLVVYDITVAWTGGSLSISQTGQMPELVDSAWIVDGYSDFPNNFLSVKLQPGAVLETPNPSVKNFKIMVWYNATSSSVSSSGNARTRQECPALSLYPNPAHDILTVATRSAENTQFELFNIRGEMQPKPLTSSYVTNSAGTVEGVTTIRLEALPPGVYLLNVTGDGNTQCIVPFVKE, encoded by the coding sequence ATGAAACTGCTTACATTTTTATTTGTGCTGCCGATGGCTGTGGTACTTGCTCAGAAACCCGAAATTCAGATCGAGTTTAAGAATACAACGCCAAACGGTACAAAAACATTTGCCTTCACTGTTGGTGCTCATCCACAAGCTACCGACCTGTTAGATACACTTGTTGGTGAACGAGAAATCCCAAGTTTGCCATTGCCGGGTAATATCTTTTATGTATGGGCCGTAGCTCCAACTAACGAAGTGATGTGGTTCAGTCCGAAAGAATACAGAAAGCTTCTCCTGGGTCAAAAGCACCTTGTTGTGTATGATATAACGGTTGCCTGGACTGGAGGTAGCCTTTCGATATCTCAAACAGGCCAGATGCCAGAGTTGGTTGACTCTGCCTGGATTGTGGACGGGTATTCCGACTTCCCTAACAACTTTCTTTCGGTTAAACTCCAGCCCGGTGCTGTGCTTGAAACACCAAACCCGTCAGTTAAAAATTTCAAGATCATGGTGTGGTATAATGCAACATCCAGCTCGGTGAGTTCGTCAGGCAATGCACGTACCCGTCAGGAATGTCCTGCTTTGAGTCTGTACCCTAACCCGGCTCATGATATTCTAACTGTGGCTACGCGTTCTGCTGAAAACACACAGTTTGAGCTTTTCAATATTCGTGGTGAGATGCAACCAAAGCCCCTTACCAGCAGTTATGTTACTAACAGTGCCGGTACTGTTGAAGGTGTAACTACCATCAGGTTAGAGGCCCTGCCACCCGGTGTGTACCTGCTGAATGTTACCGGTGATGGGAATACTCAGTGCATAGTGCCATTTGTCAAAGAATAA
- a CDS encoding T9SS type A sorting domain-containing protein, protein MNRQINIAMAVVLCMITCGAVDGLAQQIFNQFHQPELVVGRPYRDLYLCPVSVVNKNVIPPASFVLPPVNTNNLDDGYATVQMPFTFNFNGTSFTHLYVSVNGFVTFDGTKLLPAKQSAGLFINSASFPDNVLAPFWGDHRLRTASEFLQGYMPSEISWAYDVDRDENCDTIQPVRRCMIIQWKNLNINDQSVNSSVGNFQCRIYEGDASTNYQGDIEFAYGQVGGNPHTTNTIVVTRGATVGIKGSGGFPGYLSDFWNGLVWSPQLGANMRTDSTTRWQPSDGRSDAVIRFGSIVYLSFDMWGYGDADTSAARNQRHEGMAQNRRVTANDARVIMRSMVTKKWLDSVWKRQAYQGDVNHSGRYYYTKLTRDFSTDSLDVNGDIVIWRRTIDVDQFTGKQVLRVMHESEGLYGLGGKAPDLSALNQIYYEVTEYDAALIMRYISGRLPYLPWIYDNDTTGPDFGKISGSVAAENIHFGVPAQIGNGMIRVPIYLEHSHAGAFGVRFETNADIVAITPVEAVGTQVGVDNTDRVAVVAGYGSFDSNTPVAYATLKQNPSYTFSSIRFNEESKPNVRLNGSDELATNKVAAFPNPMINGGSIVMDLPESGNYTVAVFDMFGKNVTTLFNGMANSGTMQLNWDGTTQNGELVSPGTYVVRVTGENVLENTKVVIAR, encoded by the coding sequence ATGAACCGACAGATAAACATTGCAATGGCAGTGGTGCTCTGTATGATCACATGCGGCGCGGTGGACGGTTTGGCGCAACAGATTTTTAATCAGTTTCACCAACCCGAACTTGTTGTAGGCCGTCCATACAGAGATTTATACCTTTGCCCAGTTTCAGTAGTAAACAAGAATGTGATTCCACCTGCATCCTTTGTTTTACCGCCTGTAAATACGAATAATTTGGACGATGGGTACGCGACAGTCCAAATGCCTTTTACATTTAACTTTAACGGCACGAGTTTCACTCACCTATATGTGAGCGTAAACGGCTTTGTTACGTTCGACGGTACAAAACTGTTGCCTGCAAAGCAATCGGCAGGACTCTTCATCAACTCGGCATCGTTTCCTGACAATGTGCTTGCTCCGTTCTGGGGTGATCACAGACTTCGTACTGCCTCGGAATTCCTCCAAGGGTACATGCCGTCAGAAATCAGCTGGGCTTATGATGTGGACCGTGACGAAAACTGCGACACCATTCAGCCTGTTCGCAGGTGCATGATAATTCAGTGGAAGAATCTGAATATTAATGATCAGTCAGTCAACTCTTCAGTAGGCAACTTCCAATGCCGCATTTACGAAGGTGATGCTTCAACCAATTATCAGGGTGACATTGAATTTGCATACGGTCAAGTTGGCGGAAATCCGCATACCACAAACACAATCGTTGTCACCCGTGGTGCAACAGTTGGTATCAAGGGTAGTGGCGGATTCCCTGGTTATCTTTCCGACTTCTGGAATGGTCTCGTGTGGTCGCCACAACTTGGCGCAAACATGCGTACCGACAGTACAACCCGTTGGCAGCCATCGGATGGCCGCTCAGACGCTGTTATTCGGTTTGGCTCCATTGTGTACCTTTCGTTTGATATGTGGGGTTATGGCGATGCTGATACCTCAGCAGCCCGCAATCAGCGTCACGAAGGTATGGCCCAAAACCGTCGCGTAACAGCCAACGATGCCCGGGTTATCATGCGTTCGATGGTTACAAAGAAGTGGCTTGACTCTGTTTGGAAACGCCAGGCTTATCAAGGTGATGTAAACCATAGTGGACGTTACTACTACACGAAGCTCACTCGTGATTTCAGTACTGATTCACTCGACGTTAACGGTGATATCGTAATCTGGCGCAGAACCATTGATGTTGACCAGTTCACTGGTAAGCAGGTACTTCGCGTGATGCACGAAAGTGAAGGTCTTTATGGTTTAGGTGGTAAAGCTCCAGACCTTAGTGCACTGAATCAGATTTACTATGAGGTAACCGAATACGATGCTGCATTAATCATGCGCTACATCTCGGGACGTTTGCCCTACCTGCCATGGATTTACGATAATGACACCACAGGACCTGACTTTGGTAAAATCAGTGGTAGTGTTGCAGCAGAGAACATTCACTTCGGTGTTCCTGCTCAGATTGGAAACGGTATGATTAGAGTACCGATCTATTTGGAACATTCCCACGCCGGTGCATTTGGTGTCCGCTTTGAAACAAATGCTGACATCGTTGCAATTACACCGGTTGAAGCTGTAGGCACCCAGGTTGGTGTTGACAACACAGACAGAGTGGCCGTTGTTGCAGGATATGGATCGTTTGACAGCAACACACCAGTAGCTTATGCAACGTTAAAGCAAAATCCCAGCTACACATTCAGTTCAATTCGTTTTAACGAAGAATCAAAGCCAAACGTACGCTTGAACGGTAGTGATGAACTTGCTACGAACAAGGTTGCTGCTTTCCCCAATCCGATGATTAATGGTGGATCGATTGTTATGGATCTTCCTGAAAGTGGAAACTACACTGTTGCAGTATTTGACATGTTTGGTAAGAACGTTACAACGTTATTTAACGGAATGGCTAATTCTGGAACAATGCAACTCAACTGGGACGGCACCACTCAAAATGGTGAACTGGTATCGCCTGGAACCTACGTTGTTCGGGTAACTGGTGAAAACGTTCTAGAGAATACCAAAGTTGTGATCGCCAGGTAA
- a CDS encoding glycosyltransferase family 2 protein produces MSNETKRQHTPRRRPDRYRRGYHSDKTSEDTVRRTNGTISVVIPLLNEAESLEILAAKLEKVLQSLAPDKWEVLFIDDGSTDNSFEVIQNLHSRNSKYKCIRFRTNHGKSAALAVGFMYVKGTYVITMDADLQDDPDEIPALISKLEGGYDLVSGWKRKRYDPWHKTIPSKLFNWVTSVMSGIKLHDFNCGLKGYRKEVTESVQVYGEMHRYIPALAHWEGFRVTEIPVQHHPRKYGVSKFGMSRFLKGFLDLLTVLFTTRYVKRPMHLFGAIGSLFALIGFVTDAYLVVEWFLGQTSLSNRPLALFGIAMIIVGVQLISIGLLSELIVKNSSQRERYSIREKLM; encoded by the coding sequence ATGAGCAACGAAACAAAACGTCAGCATACACCCAGGCGGAGACCTGATCGGTATCGGCGCGGTTATCATAGCGATAAGACTTCAGAAGATACCGTGCGCCGAACAAATGGGACGATTTCGGTTGTTATTCCCTTGCTCAATGAAGCTGAGTCTTTAGAGATCCTTGCAGCAAAACTTGAAAAAGTACTCCAGTCACTTGCCCCTGACAAATGGGAAGTACTGTTTATCGACGATGGAAGTACAGACAATTCTTTCGAAGTGATTCAGAATCTGCATTCACGTAATAGTAAATATAAATGTATTCGCTTTCGTACCAATCACGGCAAGAGTGCAGCACTTGCAGTAGGCTTTATGTACGTGAAAGGTACCTACGTAATAACCATGGATGCTGACTTACAAGACGATCCCGATGAGATACCAGCCCTAATTTCAAAATTGGAAGGGGGCTATGATCTCGTGTCAGGATGGAAAAGAAAGCGATACGATCCCTGGCATAAAACCATACCATCGAAACTGTTCAACTGGGTTACATCAGTAATGTCGGGCATTAAGCTGCATGACTTTAACTGTGGTTTAAAAGGATACCGCAAGGAAGTAACCGAATCAGTTCAGGTTTATGGCGAAATGCACCGTTATATTCCGGCATTGGCCCACTGGGAAGGATTTCGGGTTACCGAGATACCGGTTCAGCATCACCCCAGAAAATATGGTGTGTCGAAATTTGGAATGAGCAGGTTTCTAAAGGGATTCCTGGACCTTCTGACCGTGCTGTTTACTACGCGGTATGTTAAGCGTCCAATGCATCTTTTTGGGGCAATAGGCAGCTTATTTGCGTTGATTGGTTTTGTTACCGACGCGTATCTTGTAGTGGAATGGTTTCTAGGTCAGACCTCTTTAAGCAACCGTCCACTTGCACTTTTTGGAATTGCAATGATCATTGTAGGTGTTCAGCTAATTTCAATTGGACTCCTTAGCGAGCTCATTGTAAAAAACAGTTCTCAGCGTGAACGGTATAGTATCAGGGAGAAGTTGATGTGA
- a CDS encoding T9SS type A sorting domain-containing protein — MKILLKMLLVAVFMATGSTIRAKDTLIVTSHRIVDVCSGEKRWLISASLGSIYDSDSLMSFDITIGFDTSLITPTDGLTSGTLAEQMKFSDISPAFNFRVPGEMRVSAFTITRNVKGNLPLFAVAGNYNGGCGTEVPLTLPWEPEFNEEFKRVVTAFIADTLKTVAIPKVNSTTGIVTHSDTISLADTTDLVEIEALVTMQSTDSKLVKLHIESDRLNLVTIDSVSFAGTAYSAIDTVATDHVTIKFQTTGSETPGTVYIRFPGTAADTVAIRYRTEIVDSCTCTQPGKTAITNIIKREPVGIQENKLDRNEGSVIQWSVHRDIITIQNLHGGPNAIRIVDTFGRIITSQTVSTDRITIPLNQMAHGLYFVTITNNKRVQSIPIYF; from the coding sequence ATGAAAATCTTACTGAAAATGCTGCTGGTTGCTGTTTTTATGGCAACCGGCAGCACAATCAGAGCAAAAGACACCCTAATCGTAACGTCGCACCGTATCGTGGACGTATGTTCGGGTGAAAAACGATGGCTGATATCTGCATCGCTGGGCAGCATCTACGATTCAGACAGCCTCATGTCCTTTGACATTACAATTGGTTTTGACACAAGCCTGATTACACCTACAGATGGTCTAACATCGGGAACACTGGCAGAGCAAATGAAGTTTTCCGACATTAGCCCTGCGTTCAACTTCCGCGTTCCTGGTGAAATGAGGGTAAGTGCATTTACAATCACCAGAAACGTAAAAGGCAATCTTCCCCTGTTTGCAGTTGCAGGCAATTACAATGGTGGATGCGGAACCGAAGTGCCGTTAACTCTTCCATGGGAGCCTGAGTTTAATGAAGAGTTTAAGAGGGTGGTTACTGCATTTATCGCTGACACACTGAAAACAGTGGCAATACCCAAAGTCAACTCTACAACCGGTATCGTAACTCATTCGGACACCATATCTCTTGCAGACACTACAGACCTGGTTGAAATTGAAGCGCTGGTAACCATGCAGTCCACTGATAGCAAATTGGTTAAACTACACATTGAGTCAGACAGACTGAACCTTGTCACAATCGACTCAGTCAGTTTCGCAGGCACTGCTTACTCGGCAATCGATACGGTGGCAACAGATCATGTAACCATAAAATTCCAAACCACTGGAAGTGAAACTCCAGGTACTGTTTATATACGATTTCCGGGAACCGCAGCTGACACCGTGGCAATAAGATACAGAACAGAAATAGTTGACTCATGTACTTGCACACAACCAGGTAAGACTGCCATCACCAATATTATTAAACGAGAACCGGTAGGAATTCAAGAAAACAAACTGGACCGCAATGAAGGGTCTGTAATTCAATGGAGCGTTCATCGCGATATTATTACAATACAGAATCTTCATGGTGGCCCAAACGCAATTCGAATCGTTGATACTTTTGGTAGAATTATAACTTCTCAAACAGTATCAACGGACCGAATAACGATACCACTGAATCAGATGGCACACGGATTGTATTTTGTCACAATAACAAATAACAAGCGCGTACAGTCGATTCCCATTTACTTTTGA
- a CDS encoding T9SS type A sorting domain-containing protein, translated as MHRRFTLWSIHVVSVSVLLAVLIGFSTQGAFAQADKPELPTLSLTGSGSSWNTSYYPDGRIWTSQEGQNGQRELLVPVFIKNCWRTTADYEAFPIYSFKFKVQFDSTALEFIGVEKNGPLRGPQFTPITCLAKDFEFSTHVARDVTFQSVINAPIQNRLRGKRVMIDAVSSKSLPQTGQDLSQDCEQRPYQELCFLRFRVIARPGADPVSARTPLIITNDTLFYNDFQVGHERPFPNDPQPSTFAGLGGVDNFYLDNNLVEQVRDPLRPSKPGMLWVEVTDLIPALSFTNVADPRFRLVDSVNGSNGTSWFVVAPITIDSGSNYDDNINGIGTRDIDVINSVLGTRAYDIVVQSDSPWLKFKSFLKGGAGELNPFPQPVREGYISYMDKGILGTTNGTTPGGENTIPQRDLNLRIICDPNELPKNTGSNPIEVAGIYTGYLSFESNSIAQSPVRVKVTFIYFRTPFEPNVFDENNAWMTRPGGADPTGIRIEVRNSAPSVQRTYLVMGVGARARDQVDTLFGESVWETPMSSFGARWFPKDKSGTDLYPNGLSDLWAATATRPKAESRDIRDIYSDTTLLYWCRFNAGSAANYPVVVSWDVDNFSPGSDLFIRDTLNGSRFNVNMRNGTSIGGSMYSFTIRDADINAFVIEYTLPKVARFPVINKGWNLLSVPVNPSSSYWKDVFKHSLNTPVKFSLNNYQVNEVNIVPGVGYFIKYSNEIDSVLAGSRLSRIDQTTYPTRLYEGWNTIGSLSTAISTERVSLIPVGAIASIEGDIYRYVTDRGYQAVSEITPGLGYWIKISGQAYLQMTSSTGNKAGVNFASVRRMVQDQATKLTVTDAANRQGDLYVLEGQELQSRNIFELPPLPPNNLFDVRFSNQTYVEDAANPLVNLQGATYPVTVTMNTPNRNYSVVNPISGEVLGTISAGANNSVVINDTRVRSVRLMGGDFAATTGVSVQPNPATSSTTVTYSVQNTGNVTVELFDAVGQRVQTLVNDNVAAGVYDVQLNAGSLGSGSYIVKVTNGSSVTTSTLTIVR; from the coding sequence ATGCATCGTCGATTCACACTTTGGAGTATACACGTTGTAAGCGTGTCTGTACTCCTCGCGGTGCTGATCGGGTTTAGCACCCAGGGTGCTTTTGCCCAAGCAGATAAACCTGAGCTTCCGACGCTCAGTCTCACCGGATCAGGATCGAGCTGGAACACAAGTTACTATCCGGATGGTCGTATTTGGACTTCGCAAGAAGGTCAAAACGGGCAACGTGAGTTGCTTGTACCGGTATTTATTAAAAACTGCTGGCGAACGACTGCAGACTATGAAGCGTTTCCTATCTACAGCTTCAAGTTTAAAGTCCAGTTTGACTCAACAGCGCTTGAGTTTATTGGTGTAGAAAAGAATGGTCCGTTACGTGGACCGCAGTTCACACCAATAACCTGTCTTGCAAAAGACTTTGAATTTTCAACTCACGTAGCACGTGACGTTACTTTCCAGTCGGTAATTAATGCACCAATTCAGAACAGGTTACGTGGCAAGAGGGTGATGATTGACGCTGTTTCGTCAAAGTCCCTGCCACAGACTGGTCAGGATCTAAGTCAGGACTGCGAACAGCGCCCTTACCAGGAACTTTGCTTTCTTCGGTTCCGCGTTATAGCACGTCCTGGAGCAGATCCGGTAAGTGCCAGAACACCCCTGATCATTACCAACGATACGCTTTTCTATAACGACTTTCAAGTTGGTCATGAACGGCCGTTCCCTAATGATCCGCAACCTTCAACATTTGCCGGTCTTGGCGGAGTTGACAACTTCTATCTTGACAACAACCTGGTTGAACAAGTTCGCGATCCACTACGTCCGTCGAAGCCTGGCATGTTATGGGTTGAAGTAACCGACCTTATTCCGGCTCTTTCATTTACGAACGTAGCTGACCCGCGATTTAGGTTGGTTGACTCTGTGAATGGTTCGAACGGTACATCGTGGTTTGTTGTTGCTCCAATCACGATTGACTCAGGATCAAATTATGATGACAATATCAATGGTATTGGAACTCGTGACATCGACGTAATAAACTCGGTTCTTGGTACTCGTGCTTATGACATCGTCGTACAGTCAGACAGTCCTTGGTTAAAGTTTAAATCATTCCTGAAGGGCGGTGCCGGTGAGTTAAATCCGTTCCCGCAACCAGTTCGTGAGGGTTATATATCCTATATGGATAAAGGTATTCTTGGTACAACCAATGGTACTACCCCTGGTGGTGAGAATACAATTCCGCAGAGAGATCTGAATCTACGTATCATCTGTGACCCTAACGAACTGCCCAAGAATACGGGTAGCAACCCGATTGAAGTTGCTGGTATCTACACTGGATATTTAAGCTTTGAATCAAACTCAATTGCACAGTCACCAGTTCGGGTAAAAGTTACGTTTATATACTTCCGCACACCATTTGAACCCAACGTTTTTGATGAAAATAACGCTTGGATGACACGTCCCGGCGGTGCCGACCCAACTGGCATACGCATAGAAGTGCGTAACTCAGCACCATCTGTTCAACGTACCTACCTGGTAATGGGCGTTGGTGCCCGTGCCCGGGATCAGGTTGACACACTCTTTGGTGAATCAGTTTGGGAAACCCCAATGTCCAGCTTTGGTGCCCGCTGGTTCCCGAAAGACAAGAGTGGCACAGACCTGTATCCTAACGGATTAAGTGACCTGTGGGCAGCAACAGCCACTCGTCCCAAGGCAGAATCACGTGATATTCGCGACATTTACTCGGATACCACTCTTCTGTACTGGTGCCGTTTCAATGCCGGAAGTGCAGCAAACTATCCTGTAGTAGTTAGCTGGGATGTAGACAATTTCAGCCCAGGGTCAGATCTATTCATTCGCGACACACTGAATGGTTCACGTTTTAACGTAAACATGCGCAATGGTACAAGCATTGGTGGCTCCATGTACTCATTTACAATTCGTGACGCCGATATTAATGCCTTCGTAATTGAATATACCCTACCAAAGGTAGCCCGCTTCCCTGTAATCAACAAGGGATGGAACCTGCTGTCGGTACCGGTGAACCCATCGTCTTCATACTGGAAGGATGTATTTAAGCACTCGTTAAATACGCCGGTTAAGTTCTCACTGAATAACTATCAAGTTAATGAAGTTAACATCGTTCCTGGTGTTGGTTATTTTATCAAGTATTCTAATGAAATTGACAGCGTCCTTGCAGGTAGCAGACTTAGCCGTATCGACCAAACAACATACCCAACACGACTATATGAAGGGTGGAATACAATCGGTTCGCTTAGCACAGCTATCAGTACGGAACGAGTATCGCTGATTCCGGTTGGCGCAATCGCATCAATCGAAGGCGACATTTATCGCTATGTAACTGACAGAGGCTACCAAGCTGTTTCTGAAATTACACCCGGCCTTGGCTACTGGATTAAGATTTCCGGACAAGCCTACCTGCAGATGACATCATCAACCGGTAATAAGGCTGGTGTCAACTTTGCATCTGTCCGCAGAATGGTCCAAGATCAGGCAACGAAGCTTACTGTAACAGACGCTGCCAACCGTCAAGGCGATCTGTACGTCCTGGAAGGCCAGGAATTACAGTCACGCAACATTTTTGAGTTGCCGCCGCTGCCTCCGAACAATCTATTTGACGTTCGGTTTAGCAATCAAACCTATGTCGAAGATGCCGCTAACCCGCTCGTAAATCTGCAGGGTGCTACCTATCCGGTAACTGTAACCATGAATACGCCTAATCGAAACTATTCAGTTGTAAATCCGATTTCCGGTGAAGTTCTTGGTACAATATCGGCTGGTGCAAACAACTCAGTTGTTATCAATGACACACGTGTACGTTCAGTGCGTCTGATGGGTGGTGACTTTGCAGCAACAACTGGTGTTTCTGTACAGCCAAATCCGGCAACATCCAGTACAACAGTTACATATTCTGTTCAAAACACAGGCAACGTCACTGTTGAACTTTTCGATGCCGTTGGTCAGCGCGTTCAAACGCTGGTTAACGACAACGTTGCTGCCGGTGTTTATGATGTTCAGCTGAATGCTGGTTCACTTGGTTCAGGTAGCTACATTGTGAAAGTAACCAATGGTAGCTCCGTAACAACTAGCACACTGACCATCGTTCGATAA
- a CDS encoding glycosyltransferase, with protein MPRFSIVVAVFNRPDEMQELLESLTEQSFADFDVVVVEDGSSIPCSHICDLYRQKLAITYLQKENGGPGPARNHGCLHSSGEVLIFLDSDCTVPPDWLKNINAGMESAKLDAFGGPDREHPLFSSLQKAISYSMTSVLTTGGIRGKTVRTGGAFHPRSFNMGISREVFQATHGFAPMRFGEDIDLSIRIIRAGFRVGLIPEAWVYHKRRATFKTFYKQVFNSGMARISLTQIHPGTLKITHMFPTAFALYSGIALLCFIISPALWPILIPILAYLASILVHSSVLNKNLHVGILSVATSLIQLLGYGAGFVVAFIRKILLGQKEAEAFKKTYYK; from the coding sequence ATGCCGCGTTTTTCGATTGTTGTTGCCGTGTTCAACCGGCCCGATGAGATGCAGGAGCTGCTTGAGAGTCTTACAGAACAGTCCTTTGCCGACTTTGATGTAGTCGTGGTAGAAGACGGTTCGAGTATTCCGTGCTCACACATTTGTGATTTATACCGCCAAAAGCTCGCCATCACGTACTTGCAGAAGGAGAATGGCGGACCCGGCCCGGCACGCAACCATGGGTGCTTACATTCTTCAGGGGAGGTCTTGATATTTCTCGACAGTGACTGTACGGTACCACCCGACTGGTTGAAGAACATCAATGCAGGTATGGAGTCAGCCAAACTGGATGCCTTCGGTGGTCCTGATCGTGAGCATCCGTTATTTTCATCGTTGCAAAAGGCAATAAGCTATTCAATGACGTCGGTTCTGACTACCGGTGGAATTCGGGGCAAGACCGTCCGAACAGGCGGTGCATTCCATCCTCGCTCGTTTAATATGGGTATTAGCCGTGAAGTGTTCCAGGCTACACATGGGTTTGCCCCTATGCGGTTTGGCGAGGATATCGACCTTAGCATCAGAATCATTCGTGCGGGATTCCGGGTAGGGTTAATTCCCGAGGCTTGGGTTTACCACAAGCGCCGGGCTACGTTCAAAACGTTCTATAAGCAGGTATTTAATAGCGGGATGGCTAGGATCAGTCTTACTCAAATCCATCCGGGCACACTTAAGATAACTCACATGTTCCCTACGGCATTTGCACTGTATTCAGGTATTGCTCTCTTGTGTTTTATAATTTCGCCGGCTCTGTGGCCCATCCTGATTCCCATACTTGCGTACCTTGCTTCCATACTTGTCCACTCCTCAGTACTAAACAAGAACCTTCATGTTGGAATTTTGAGCGTGGCAACATCGCTGATTCAGCTTCTTGGTTACGGAGCCGGGTTTGTTGTAGCGTTTATCCGCAAAATCCTTTTAGGACAGAAGGAAGCCGAAGCTTTTAAGAAAACGTACTACAAGTAA